The following are encoded in a window of Salvelinus fontinalis isolate EN_2023a chromosome 40, ASM2944872v1, whole genome shotgun sequence genomic DNA:
- the LOC129838989 gene encoding zinc finger protein ZFP2-like: MSSLSYSPLVKEEEICFTEKEGLWLNVVVKEDEEDVTIQKQVEVEAVTVKEEKDAFRVKEEEGVTVKEKEEDAVFGVDDEKGEITVTLEEEEKTGELINTSKYRERRDYCGSAGEPQQHHDADEAEKSLSISEHLKKHQQRPTGKKSHCCSDCGEKFNSSVKLKMHQKIHTGEKSYGCDQCGKSFTLLQTLKSHQRTHTGEKPYSCVQCGKSFTTSSNLTIHQRTHTGEKPYSCDQCGKSFNTSSYLTIHQRTHTGEKPYGCDQCGKRFILLQTLKSHQRIHSGEKPFGCYQCGKRFTQLSILIVHQRGHTGEKPFSCDQCEKGFTTSSCLTIHQRTHTGEKPYGCDQCGKSFTQLSNLVVHQRTHTGEKPYSCDQCGKSFTTSSCLTIHQRIHTGEKPYGCDHCGKSFIGLQTLKSHQRIHTGEKPYSCNRCGKSFTTSSCLTKHQRTHTGEKSFGCDQCGKSFSHPSSLIVHQRTHTGEKPYSCDQCGKSFSTSCYLTIHQRTHTGEKPHSCDQCGKRYSDKRSLIKHQKIHT, from the exons atgagctcactaagctactctcctctTGTTAAAGAAGAGGAAATCTGCTTTACGGAGAAAGAGGGTCTGTGGCTGAACGTTGTCGtgaaagaggatgaggaggatgtcacaatacaaaaacaagtagaggttgaggctgttaccgtgaaagaagagaaagacgcattcagagtgaaagaggaggaaggtgTTACTGTGAAGGAAAAGGAGGAAGATGCCGTTTTTGGAGTGGATGATGAAaagggggagattactgtcacgtTAGAGGAAGAAGAGAAGACTGGAGAactgattaacaccagtaaataca gagagagacgggactattGTGGATCagctggggagcctcaacaacatcatgatgctgATGAGGCAGAGAAAAGTCTCTCCAtatcagaacacctcaagaaacaccagcagagacccacagggaagaaatctcactgctgctctgactgtggggaaAAATTCAACTCTTCAGTAAAACTTAAAATGCATCAAaaaattcacacaggagagaaatcttacggctgtgatcaatgtgggaagagttttactctgctacaaaccctgaaatcacaccagagaacacacacaggagagaaaccttatagctgtgttcaatgtgggaagagttttactacatctagcaatctaactatacaccagagaacacacacaggagagaaaccatatagctgtgatcaatgtgggaagagttttaatacatctagctatctaactatacaccagagaacacacacaggagagaaaccttacggctgtgatcaatgtgggaagagatttatTCTgctacaaaccctgaaatcacaccagagaatacactctggagagaaaccttttggctgttatcaatgtgggaagagatttacTCAGCTAAGCATCCTGATAGTACACCAGCGcggacacacaggagagaaaccttttagctgtgatcaatgtgagaagggttttactacatctagctgtctaactatacaccagagaacacacactggagagaaaccttatggctgtgatcaatgtgggaagagttttactcagctaagcaacctggtagtacaccagagaacacacacaggagagaaaccttatagctgtgatcaatgtgggaagagttttactacatctagctgtctaactatacaccagagaatacacacaggagagaaaccttatggctgtgatcactgtgggaagagttttattgggctacaaaccctgaaatcacaccagagaatacacacgggagagaaaccttatagctgtaatcgatgtgggaagagttttactacgtCTAGCTGTCTCactaaacaccagagaacacacacgggagagaaatcttttggctgtgatcaatgtgggaagagtttttctcaCCCAAGCAGCCTGATAGTACACCagcggacacacacaggagagaaaccttatagctgtgatcagtgtgggaagagtttttctacaTCTTGCTATCTAACTattcaccagagaacacacacaggagagaaacctcatagctgtgatcaatgtgggaagagatactctgataaaagatctctgattaaacatcagaaaatacatacatga